The DNA window ATTTTTAGCACAAAAAAAAGCTTGATTCTCAGTCAAAACTTTGATATGATTTAGTCACCACAACAAAAACATAGAAAGAGAGATGAGTACAAACTTTTTTTGTGAATTAATTCTTTTTTGTACTCCAATTATAACATGGTAAATGAACTAAATCAAGAGGAAGTTCTTAGAGATAAAAACAGTAAAGGTAAGGATAGAGATTGGCGAGGTCGCAAAATCATGAGCTTGAAATTAGCTGATGTCTTTGAGAATTTAGGGTATAAAAAATCAATGATTGAACGTGTTCAATCATGTGGTGAAGTTTTAAACTTTATTCGTCATTCAGACGGTTCTTTAAAATTATATCAAGCTTATTTCTGTAAGAATAAGCTTTGTCCAATGTGTAATTGGAGACGTTCAATGAAATATTCTTATCAGACTTCTCGTATTGTTGACGAAGCAATTAAACGAGAATCAAAAGGACGCTTTCTCTTTTTGACATTAACGGTTAAAAATGTTCCTGGAAGTGATTTAAATAAAACATTATCTTCTTTAACACAGTCTTTTGATCGTCTGTTCAGACGAGCAAAAGTTAAGAAAAACCTTATTAGATATCTTCGTTCTGTTGAAGTAACACATAATGAATTGACTAATGAATATCATCCTCATATCCATGTTTTATTAATGCTTAAAATAAGTTATTTCAAAGGTGGAAATTATATTACTCAAAAAGAGTGGGGTGAAATGTGGTCGCAATCTCTTAAGGTTGATTATGTTCCTATGATTGATATAAGAGCAGTTAAAGAAAAAGGCAAAGGTTTAAAAGGAGCTATCCTTGAAACCGCAAAATACCCAACCAAACCTATCAAATTAGAGATGGAAAATAAACAAGTTGTAGATGATTTATATAATGGTTTATATCGAAAAAGACAACTAGGATATGGTGGATTATTTAAAATTATCAAAAAAGAATTAGCTTTAGATGATGCTGAAAATGGAGATTTAATTCATACATCAGAAGATAATGATTCACTTTCTGAAGGAACTAAAATTGTAGCAATTTGGAATGCTATTAAGCAAAATTACTACTTAAAATAGTGTATAGAATTTGTATAACATTTGTATAGTAAGATTGCTATGCACTGTATAGAGAGGAATTTATGGCTCAAATTAATATAAGAGTTACAGATGAGCAGAAAGCCTTAATTAATAAGCTTGCTAAAGAAAACGAAAAATCTATATCAGCGTATATCATCGATAAAATTTGTATAGAATCTGTATATCAAAATGATAGCAAACGTATAGACGAAACTAAAAAAGATGATGAAGGATTAATTTTGTTGCTGATGAAACAATTAGAACAAAAAGATATGCAAATTGAACAACTCCATAAAATAATTTACAACAAAGATACTAAACTTTTAGAGTATGATTCTAAAAAAAGTTGGTGGCAATTTTGGAAATGAAGAATATATTTAAAAAAGTTGGAATTATGTTCCAACTTTTTTGACTAAGAAAATTATTATTTGAGATAGTGTATAAAGAGATTAAACAT is part of the Streptococcus dysgalactiae subsp. dysgalactiae genome and encodes:
- a CDS encoding protein rep, with the protein product MVNELNQEEVLRDKNSKGKDRDWRGRKIMSLKLADVFENLGYKKSMIERVQSCGEVLNFIRHSDGSLKLYQAYFCKNKLCPMCNWRRSMKYSYQTSRIVDEAIKRESKGRFLFLTLTVKNVPGSDLNKTLSSLTQSFDRLFRRAKVKKNLIRYLRSVEVTHNELTNEYHPHIHVLLMLKISYFKGGNYITQKEWGEMWSQSLKVDYVPMIDIRAVKEKGKGLKGAILETAKYPTKPIKLEMENKQVVDDLYNGLYRKRQLGYGGLFKIIKKELALDDAENGDLIHTSEDNDSLSEGTKIVAIWNAIKQNYYLK
- a CDS encoding plasmid mobilization protein, with the protein product MAQINIRVTDEQKALINKLAKENEKSISAYIIDKICIESVYQNDSKRIDETKKDDEGLILLLMKQLEQKDMQIEQLHKIIYNKDTKLLEYDSKKSWWQFWK